A section of the Sceloporus undulatus isolate JIND9_A2432 ecotype Alabama chromosome 3, SceUnd_v1.1, whole genome shotgun sequence genome encodes:
- the CAPN10 gene encoding calpain-10 has translation MTALRKMLGDRVLTEVKGDLYKDLSFPANDDSLFFNYSTPLAHFRGEICWLRPQEICSLPRLFSDNHYEWQVKQGMLGDCWFLCACAALQKSKYLLAKVIPPGQPSWRDEKYRGCFTCRVWQFGHWVEVTIDDRLPCLGGKLCFSQCQTEDVFWLPLLEKAYAKVHGSYEQLWAGQVADALVDLTGGLAERWALKDLGRSTERERAGKVLEKSVFRRLMNLKEKCVMSCSVFSSRQGTSELGEFHAFIVVDMQDLSKVSRKDIILLRIRNPWGRRCWKGPWREGGPGWSQLDPVVATELLSQIQEGEFWVEEEEFFAEFDEIITGYPITEEGQLQSLYTEYCKMLLSPFANSFLLLHLPVMSLKTVEKKQFNLPKTLSMPPISGTVCHSYNREVHLHCDLSPGYYLVVPSTFLNDAEGNFLLRVFSSGRISLSEIKLPSPDNTVREELPRGEWETARLEGYWRKGQNAGGSRNFPSFHTNPCFPLLVPPGLGQRSIRVALRQHCPDNKCHPIGFHIFQVPTDNNNIKMPSTAFLHLEPVVSCVPHSYSQEVSQVCRLTSGNYAIVPSTYLPDTEGTFTVIVATKIERKSIQSKETLGQRLQEISFKAVMKV, from the exons ATGACCGCTTTACGGAAGATGCTGGGAGACAGGGTGCTGACGGAGGTCAAGGGAGACCTTTACAAGGACCTCTCCTTTCCAGCGAATGATGACTCCCTTTTTTTTAACTACTCGACTCCACTGGCTCATTTCCGAGGAGAGATTTGTTGGCTGAGACCTCAG GAGATTTGCTCTCTACCTCGCTTGTTTTCAGACAATCATTACGAATGGCAAGTCAAgcaagggatgctgggagatTGCTGGTTCCTGTGCGCTTGTGCCGCTTTACAGAAGAGTAAATACCTTTTAGCCAAG GTGATACCTCCTGGTCAGCCCAGCTGGAGAGATGAGAAGTACAGAGGCTGCTTCACTTGCCGCGTCTGGCAGTTTGGCCACTGGGTGGAGGTCACCATAGATGACCGCCTGCCTTGCTTGGGAGGCAAACTCTGCTTCTCCCAGTGCCAGACGGAGGATGTCTTTTGGCTTCCCCTGCTAGAAAAAGCTTATGCCAA GGTACATGGCTCTTACGAGCAGCTCTGGGCCGGCCAGGTTGCAGATGCGCTTGTGGACCTGACCGGAGGTTTAGCAGAAAGGTGGGCCCTAAAAGACCTTGGCCGAAGCACCGAAAGGGAGCGGGCAGGCAAAGTCTTGGAGAAATCGGTCTTTAGGAGACTCATGAACCTGAAGGAGAAATGTGTGATGAGCTGCTCTGTCTTCAGCTCTCGGCAAG GGACCAGTGAACTGGGGGAGTTCCATGCCTTCATTGTTGTCGACATGCAAGACCTCTCCAAAGTGTCCAGGAAGGATATTATCTTATTGAGGATACGCAACCCCTGGGGGAGACGCTGTTGGAAGGGGCCTTGGAGGGAGGG GGGACCTGGATGGAGCCAGCTAGACCCAGTGGTTGCTACAGAACTGTTGTCCCAGATCCAGGAAGGAGAATTCTGGGTAGAAGAGGAGGAATTTTTTGCCGAATTTGATGAGATCATCACCGGGTACCCGATTACGGAAGAAGGGCAGCTGCAAAGCCTTTACACTG AATATTGCAAGATGTTGCTCAGCCCATTTGCCAACAGTTTTCTGCTTTTGCATTTGCCAGTGATGTCTTTGAAAACA gtTGAAAAGAAACAGTTTAACCTTCCCAAGACGCTCTCCATGCCCCCAATTTCAGGCACTGTTTGCCATTCCTACAACCGGGAGGTGCACCTGCACTGCGACCTCTCGCCTGGCTATTACCTTGTTGTCCCAAGCACCTTCCTCAATGATGCTGAAGGAAACTTCCTCCTTCGGGTCTTCTCCAGCGGACGAATCTCCCTCAG cgAAATAAAACTGCCATCGCCTGACAATACTGTCCGTGAAGAGCTGCCCAGAGGCGAGTGGGAGACGGCCCGGCTGGAGGGCTATTGGAGGAAAGGGCAGAACGCCGGGGGCAGCAGGAACTTCCCTTCCTTTCACACCAACCCCTGCTTTCCGCTGTTGGTCCCTCCAGGTTTGGGGCAGAGAAGCATCAGGGTAGCCCTCCGCCAGCACTGCCCAGACAACAAGTGCCACCCAATTGGGTTTCATATCTTCCAG GTTCCCACggataacaacaacatcaaaatgcCTTCAACAGCTTTCTTGCACTTGGAGCCAGTGGTTAGTTGTGTACCTCACAGCTACTCACAGGAAGTAAGCCAAGTATGCCGACTGACTTCAGGAAATTATGCCATCGTTCCATCAACATACTTACCTGATACGGAAGGCACCTTCACAGTTATTGTAGCAACCAAAATAGAAAG GAAAAGCATTCAGAGCAAGGAGACCTTGGGTCAAAGGTTGCAAGAG ATCTCCTTTAAAGCTGTGATGAAAGTGTAG